Proteins found in one Aspergillus puulaauensis MK2 DNA, chromosome 8, nearly complete sequence genomic segment:
- a CDS encoding flavin-containing monooxygenase (COG:P;~EggNog:ENOG410PGZ2;~InterPro:IPR020946,IPR036188;~PFAM:PF13434,PF13738,PF13450,PF07992;~go_function: GO:0004499 - N,N-dimethylaniline monooxygenase activity [Evidence IEA];~go_function: GO:0050660 - flavin adenine dinucleotide binding [Evidence IEA];~go_function: GO:0050661 - NADP binding [Evidence IEA];~go_process: GO:0055114 - oxidation-reduction process [Evidence IEA]) codes for MGSIETPPHLHQNANLDYDVLIIGAGLSGINSLHQMHTLGLRAKVLEAGGGPGGTWYWNRYPGARFDSESYSYGFSWSQEVLDEWSWSEHFSGQAETLRYCEFLVKKFNLERDMQFNTRVSKAHYQEDTSSWLLADENGNTYTSRWLVTCMGILNQFTLPNIAGVHDFKGQAIHTARWPHEPVSFEGKRVGIIGTGATGIQAIQEIVKTAGHLTVFQRTPNWSAPLNNSKIEPEEMEEIRRQYPEIFRKCKESYSCFLHKSNPASVFSVSAEEREKMWNELYETRGFEKWLSNFHDIFTNKEANDLYSTFIANKIRQRVKDPETAEKLIPTCHGFGTKRVPLESGYFEAYNRENVRLVDVKADPIERVTETGVKTRDAQYDVDILIYATGFDAVTGAFTAVDFQGVGGVKLSERWKEGPKTFLGLWVEGFPNMMMVMGPHQMFGNFPRSIEYAVGWVSRFIGYAADRGLTYAECTGKKVEEWTEHVHTCAEGLLANEVDSWMTGVNKNLAHKQKRIIARYNGPAPGYRARADDVANRGYEDLRLA; via the exons ATGGGCAGCATCGAAACACCGCcgcacctccaccaaaacGCCAACCTGGACTATGACGTCctgatcatcggcgccggcctGAGCGGCATCAACTCGCTGCACCAAATGCACACCCTGGGCCTGCGTGCCAAAGTCCTCGAAGCAGGCGGCGGGCCAGGCGGGACCTGGTACTGGAACCGGTATCCGGGTGCGAGATT TGACTCAGAATCCTACTCCTACGGCTTCTCGTGGTCCCAAGAAGTCTTAGACGAATGGTCCTGGTCGGAGCATTTCTCCGGCCAAGCAGAGACACTGCGGTACTGCGAGTTTCTGGTAAAAAAGTTCAATCTGGAGCGGGACATGCAATTCAACACGCGGGTGTCGAAAGCGCACTACCAAGAGGATACAAGCAGCTGGCTTCTCGCCGACGAGAACGGGAATACCTATACATCGCGGTGGCTGGTGACGTGCATGGGGATTCTGAACCAGTTCACGCTGCCGAATATAGCCGGTGTGCATGACTTCAAGGGCCAGGCGATTCATACGGCGCGGTGGCCGCATGAGCCGGTGAGCTTcgaggggaagagggttgGGATTATCGGGACCGGTGCGACGGGCATTCAGGCGATTCAGGAGATTGTCAAGACGGCGGGCCATTTGACTGTCTTCCAGCGGACGCCGAACTGGAGTGCGCCGCTTAATAACTCGAAGATCGAAcccgaggagatggaggagatccGGAGGCAGTACCCCGAGATATTCAGGAAATGCAAGGAGTCGTACTCGTGTTTCCTGCACAAGAGCAACCCGGCGTCTGTGTTTAGTGTGAGTGccgaggagagggagaagatgtGGAACGAGCTGTATGAGACGCGGGGGTTCGAGAAGTGGCTTTCGAATTTCCATGATATCTTCACGAATAAGGAGGCGAATGACCTTTACTCGACGTTTATTGCGAATAAGATCCGCCAGCGTGTCAAGGATCCGGAGACGGCTGAGAAACTTATCCCCACGTGCCATGGATTCGGTACCAAGAGGGTGCCTCTGGAGTCGGGGTACTTTGAGGCGTATAACAGGGAGAATGTGAGGCTTGTTGATGTCAAGGCAGATCCGATTGAGAGAGTCACGGAGACGGGGGTCAAGACGCGCGATGCACAGTATGATGTTGATATCCTGATCTACGCCACAGGGTTCGATGCAGTCACGGGTGCGTTTACAGCCGTGGACTTTCagggtgttggtggtgtgaAGTTGAGTGAGAGGTGGAAAGAAGGGCCCAAGACGTTCCTGGGACTATGGGTTGAGGGATTCCCAAAtatgatgatggtgatggggCCGCATCAGATGTTTGGGAACTTTCCACGCTCGATTGAGTATGCAGTGGGCTGGGTGAGTCGGTTTATTGGGTATGCCGCTGATAGGGGCCTCACCTATGCAGAGTGtacggggaagaaggtcgaggaGTGGACAGAGCATGTGCATACCTGTGCTGAAGGCCTGCTGGCGAACGAGGTCGACTCTTGGATGACGGGGGTGAACAAGAACCTGGCCCACAAGCAGAAGAGGATCATTGCCAGGTATAATGGCCCGGCACCAGGCTACAGGGCTAGGGCAGACGATGTTGCGAATAGGGGGTATGAGGACCTGCGGCTGGCATAG